A region of the Bacteroidia bacterium genome:
TTTTTTGGATACCATTGCCGTACAAGTGAATTTCTCTTAATTCTGTGCAATGGGCAAGCCATTTAGGGGGAATTTCAGTTTGATAATTAGCCGATAGAACTAAGTATTTGAGTTTTGTCCAATTTTGAGCAAAGTCTTCGGGCAAAGGGGCAAGCTTAGCGTTGTGTGCTGAAAAAAAGGTAATTTCGTTCCAATTTTTTCCAAAACCTTTGGGAAGTGTCAAAGTACCTTTTCGGGGGGCGTTATCATTTAGGCTAAAAGACTTTAAGTTTGTCCAAGCATCTCCAAAACCTGATTGAATAGAATCTATCCGATTATCGTTACAAGTAAAACTGCTTAGTTTAGTCCAGGATAGTCCTAACCACTGTGGTAAATAGTAAATGTATGTTTTTTTGATAGCAAATTCCTCTAAACTCTGCCAATTTGCGCCAAAATTATAGGGCAGATCGCGTAAAGTGCAGCTTTCTAAGTGGAATTTTTTAAGCGACTTCCAATTCTCGCCGAAGCCCTCAGGTAAAGTGTGTATCAAACTGTAATCAAAGGTAAATTCTTCTAACTCTGTCCAATATTTACCAAAATTTTTAGGCAAACGTGTAATCCGATTGTTTAACATTTTGAATTTTTTAAGATTTTTCCAATTGCTGCCGAAGTCTTCGGGCAGTTTGGTTATGAAGTTGTTAGTTATGTCTAAGGTTTCTAAGTTCACGCATTCTTTTAACACAGGATAAAGCTTATACAAAAACAAAGAGTCATTGATTTCGTAAAAAAATTGTACATGATAAACTTGCTTGACATCTA
Encoded here:
- a CDS encoding leucine-rich repeat domain-containing protein — encoded protein: MKPEINLLRAIFFVFFPLLAFAQKDKIYYDLRDPDLDVKQVYHVQFFYEINDSLFLYKLYPVLKECVNLETLDITNNFITKLPEDFGSNWKNLKKFKMLNNRITRLPKNFGKYWTELEEFTFDYSLIHTLPEGFGENWKSLKKFHLESCTLRDLPYNFGANWQSLEEFAIKKTYIYYLPQWLGLSWTKLSSFTCNDNRIDSIQSGFGDAWTNLKSFSLNDNAPRKGTLTLPKGFGKNWNEITFFSAHNAKLAPLPEDFAQNWTKLKYLVLSANYQTEIPPKWLAHCTELREIHLYGNGIQKIPDDFGQTWTKLISCLMHQNRITELPKNFGATWNKLQWFDISSNLLYKVPCNLGENWKELTQAYINDNKFPPNIKVPEKLTLSPQLPQTTQAEWLNFIKQVCIK